CCCGGCCATGCGCGATGAGATGCTGCGCGCTAGGATTCAGGAACGGTTGCCAAGCGCGGAGGTGACAAAGATTGAAATGCCGGGTATCGACGACGTCACCTCGTCTTTTTTTATCACTTACGATATTCGCGTGCCCCGCTACGCCGAACAACTGGGGAAGCGGCTGTTTTTCCAGCCGGGATATTTCGAAAAAGGCATTTCTCCGCTCTTTGCCGCCCAAGAGCGGGCTCACGACGTGTGGTTCCCATTCGCGTGGTCCGAGCATGACGACATAAAAATCGAGCTTCCATCCGGCTACACATTGGAGGCGGCAAGCGCGCCCGGCAGCCTGTTGAATGCCAACTGGGGTGAATATGATGTCGAGATCCTTGTTCACCGCAAAATCAACACACTCGAATACAAACGGCGCTTCAAGTTCGCGGGTACGCGCGTCATCCAATCCGGCTACCCTCACATCAAGGCGCTTTTCGAGGCCATTCACCGGCGCGATTCGCATACCCTCAGCCTCAAGGCGGACGACGCCGAACCATAACCGGCGGCTGCCCCGCCCCTGCCTCGGGAGCCGGGCAACCTGAGCCAACACGGAAGATCCCTGCATATTTTTCTTTGCCTTCGCCGGGCCATCGACACATTAAACCGGGTTGTGAAACCCTGTCCATCATCCTTGCGCGCGGCTCTTTGCGTGTCCTGGCTTGCCCTTGGCTTCTCCCCCTTCGCCGAGGCCATCGACTGGCAACCGCTCGATCCGGGGGACCTTGCCGCGACCGCCTCCGCCATTGATCCCGACGCGGGGGCGGAAATCCTTTATCGCTACCTTGAGATCGACGACAGCTTCAACTACGACAGTTCGGGTTCCAGCAGTCATGAATACATTCGCATAAAAATATATAACGACAAGGGTGTGCGTGAGCTCGACAAAATCGACATCCCCTATACCAACCTGAGCTCTGTACGCCGTCTCATGGCGCGCGTCATCAAACCCGGCGGCGGCATTCTCGAGGTGAACAAGGACGCGTTTCACCAGCGCGACATCGTGAAGAAAGGCGACCGCAAGGTGCAGGTGATCTCGTTTTCATTTCCCTCCATCGAACCGGGCGACATCGTTGAATACAAATGGGACACCCGCTCGGACACCAACGTCTACGGACTCCAGCTCCGGCTGTTGCGCGAGATGCCCACGCGCAGGGTGTGCTTCCGGGTGAAGCCTTTTCTCGCCCCCGGACTGAACTTTGATGTGTTTTATCACCAGTGCCAGCAGCAGAAATTCGAAAGGGACCGGGAGGACTTCCATTCCATCGAACTGCGCGACCTCCCCGCATTCAAGGAAGAGCCCTGGATGCCGCCCGAGGACGAGGTGCAGCCGTGGATTCTGTTTTATCCCATGCTTGTCGAGGAAAAACCCGGAAACTTCTGGCCGAATACCGGGAAAACCACGGCCGGGGACATGGCTTCCTACACGCGCCGTCCGTCGAAAGAGATAAAGGAAGCCGCCGCCCGCATCACCGCGGGCGCGACCACGGTCGAGGAACGCGCCCGCCTCATCAATGACTACTGCCGCAACCAAATCCTCAATACCAGCCGCTACATCCCCAAGTCGGGCGACATCGTGAAACCCAAGAGCAAGCCGACCCCCGGCTACACGCTTGAGAAAAAACAGGGGCGCACGATCGACATCGTGACGCTTTACCACGCGCTGGCCCGCGCCGCCGGGCTCGACTCGCGGGTGGCGTTGTGCGCCGACCGCTCCGACGCCTTTTTCCGCCGGGACATCCGGCTTTCCTCCCAGCTCCCGGCGCAGATCGTCGCCGTAAAGGATGGCGGGGGGTGGCTCTTTTTCGATCCCGCCTTCGACAGCGTCCCGGCCGGAAGCCTGCGCTGGTATAACGAAGGCGTGCCGGTGCTCGTCGCCACCCCGCAATCCGTCGAGTGGCTCACCACCCCGCTGACCCCGGCGGACCGGACCCGGCTGAAGCGCACCGCCCGGCTGCGCCTCAATGACGAGGGCACGCTGATGGGCGAACTGCGCTTTGACTATTTCGGGCACTACGAGATCCAGGCCCGCATCGACTTCATGCTCGAAACCCCGGAAAAGCGTGAAGAGATCATGCGCGAACGGCTCCAGTCACGCATTCCCGGGGCGGAGATTTCCCGGCTGGAAATGCCGGGCATCGATGACCTCGCCGCGCCGGTTTATATAACATACAACATACGCATCCCGAACTACGCCGAGCGGGTCGGTCCGCGGCTGTTTTTCCAGCCCGGCTATTTCGAAAAAGGCAACCAGCCGCGGTTCACCGCCGAGACCCGCGACCACGATATATATTTCCCTTATCCGTGGTCGGTCGAGGATGACGTGGAAATCGGCGTCCCGGCCGGATTCTCGCTGGAAGAAGCGAGCGCGCCGGGGTCCATGCCGGAGAATGCGGACTGGGGAAAATACACCGTGCAAATCGCATTTAAAAAGAGCACCAAGACGATCATCTATAAGCGCGCGTTCGCCTTCACGCCGGTGAGGTTTTCCAAGGAGAGCTACGCGCAGGTCAAACGCCTCTTCTCCGCCCTCCATCACCGGGACGCGCATACGCTCAGTCTGAAAAGCGGGGCGCCGTCCGGAGAAACCGGCGCCGCACCCGCCGCCGCGGCCGCCAGATAACCCGCCACCGGCCTCCCACGCTTCCCCCATGTTTCCCTCCCGCCAAATCCTCCGCGCCCTGCCGCTGCTCGCCGCCGCGCTCTCGTTCCTTCCCGCCGCTCATGCCGCGCCTCCCCGCTGGATGACCGAAGCCATGGCCCGTGCCTGCCCGGCGGGCGACCACGACACCCCCGCCGCCGTCATCCACGACGAGGCGCTCACCACCGTCGCATCCGATGGAAAAATCACCACCAGGACGATGCATGCCGTGCGTGTCCTCACCCGTTACGGCCGCGACTACGCCACCGTTGCCATCCCCTACACCGCCGACACGGAAAATATCTCCGGATTCCGCGCGTGGCTCCGACTCCCGTCCGGCGAGGTCAAGGAATACCGCGCGAAAGACACCGCCGACATCGCGCTATCCCCCGAGGCGGTGTATGCCGACACTCGTTCCATCGTGTTCACACCGCCGAATGTCGTGGCCGGCAGTGTATTTGGATTTGAATACACGCGGGAGGACCTCGGCACGCACGGCCAGGATATGTGGACCTTTCAGTCCACCATCCCCGTGCTCTTTTCGCGCGTGACCTACAAACTCGCCAAGGGCTGGGGTGCCCGTTCCCTCACCTTCAACCACGCCGACATCCAGCCGGTCGCCGAAAAGGACGCCCTGGCTTGGGAGCTTCGCGACCTGCCGTCCGTACGCACCGAGCCGGCCAGCCCTCCGTTCGGACAGCTCGCCGCCTCCATCGGCATCGACCTTGTCCCGCCCGCCGCATCCTCCAAACGCGGCCCGGCGCGCACCTCGTTCGCCTCGTGGACCGACGTTTCCGCCTGCTACACGCCGGTCCACGACACCGCCGCCGCCCCCGACCAGGCCATCAGGCAAAAAGTCAACGCCCTCCTCGCCGGCGCGGGTCCCGCGCAATGGGAGCGCATCCGCGCGCTCGCCCGTCATGCCCAGATCGTCCGCTATGTGTCCATCCAGATGGGCCTGGGGCGGGGCGGCGGCTACACCCCGCGCGCCGCCGCCGAGGTGTTCAAAACCAACTACGGCGACTGCAAGGACAAGACCGCCCTCCTGCGCGCCATGCTTCAGGCCGCCGGGATTTCCTCGCATCCCGTCCTGGTTTACGCCGCCGACCGCCATGCCGTTTCCGACCGCTGGCCCACACCGGCCCAGTTCGACCACTGCATCATCGGCATCTGCGTGGACGAAACCGTCAGCGTCCCCGCCGTCATCGAAGTCCCCGGTCTCGGGCGCCTGCTCATTTTCGATCCCACCAACCCCAGCACCGCCCTTGGAAATATCGATTCCGATCTGCAAGGCGGCCGGGCATTGGTCCTCGCCGGTCCGTCCGGCGCCATGATTACCCTCCCCTTCACGCCCGCCGAAAGCAATCATCTCGAACGCGCCATCACCGCGCAACTCACCGCCACCGGCGCGATCGGCGCGCGCATCAAGGAGCATACGACCGGCCAGATGGCCGCCTACGAACGCGCCCTCTTTCACGCCCCCGGTTCCAAATACGAAAAGATCATCCTCGACTGGATAAACACCACCGCCCCCGGCGCGAAAATCGTCACCAATAAGCAGCAGGACGACATGAATGCCGATATCTTTGACCTCATGGTTGACTTTGCCGCCCCCGCCTACGCCCGCGCCATGCGCGACAAACTCCTCGTCTTCAAACCCGCCATCGTCTCGCGCCGCCATTATATCCCGTTCGATGACCCCGACCGCCGGCACCCCATCCGTCTGCATCCGAATTCGTTCGCCGAGACCGCCGACATCCTGATTCCCGACGGATTTGCCGTGGACGAACTTCCACCGCCCGTCGATGTGGCGGCCGACTTCGGCCGCTACACCGCCACCTGCACCACCGAAGCCGGCAAGGTCCACTACCGCCGCTCGCTGCGCGTCAACGCCGCCACCATCCCCGCCGCCAACTACAAGCTGGTGCGCCGCTTCTACGAAGCCGTCCGCAACGCCGAGCAATCCCCCGTCGTCCTCGTGCGCCGCTGACCCACCCCTCGTTCTCTTTCCGCGTTCTCTTCATCTTGCCCAAGCCGCCCGGGAAAAAGAAAGGGGGACAAAATGCCGGGTTGGCATCACTTTGCCGCGCGCCTCTTCCATCTGTCCGAAAATAAAAAGTTTCCCCCGCGCCGCCGCACCGCCTAGACCTGACACCCTCCGATCCACAAACCCATGAAAAAAGACGCCATCCTGTCCAAAATCAAAACCGAGAAAGTCGTCGCCCTCATCCGCGCCGACAGCCCCGACGGGCTCCTCGATTGCGCCAAGGCCCTCGCCGCCGGCGGCCTCACCAGCATCGAGCTCACCATGACCACGCCCGGCGCCATCCGCATGCTCGAAAAAGCCACCGCCGAGCTGCCCGATTTCCTCTTCGGCCTCGGCACCGTGCTCGACACCGAGACCGCCCGCGCGGGCATCCTCGCCGGCGCCAAGTTCATCGTCACGCCCGCCACCCGCCCCGCCGTCAACGAGCTCTGCCAGCGTTACAGCATCCCCGTTTTCTGCGGCGCGTTCACCCCCACCGAAATCATCACCGCCTGGGAATCCGGCGCCGACGCCGTGAAGATTTTCCCCGCCGAGTTCTTCGGACCCAACTACATCAAGTCGGTCAAGGCCCCCTTCCCGCAAATCGACTTCGTGCCCACCGGCGGCGTCAATGAAAACAACGTCGCCGACTTCCTCAAGGCCGGTGCCGCCGCCACCGCCGCCGGCAGCTCGCTCGTGCAGGCCAAGGCGCTCAAGGACAAGGATTGGGCCGCCATCACCGCCAAGGCCAAGGCTTTCGCCGACGCCGTCGCCGCCTTCAAGTAAGCCGCGACCAACTCAAAGCATTCGACAAGCCGGTGCCTCTGCCCGCACCGGCTTTTTTGTGTGCGCCCACGGAACACACGGAATACACGGAAGGGAGCTTCTAAAAATTCATTTCCAACCGCAAAAAGGCGCGAAAATCCGCCAAAAATACTGCTTGTTTAGCGTCATTTCGCGATTGTAGCGGTTGAAATAAAAATTCCGCAGTCCTTCACGATTAATTTTAGAACCTCCCGGAAGAATTTTTGGGATTATTATTGGCGGAATGTCGCTTCGCTCGGTTCTGTGTGTTCCGCGCGCAACTTAATGGTTCGGTTTCAATAGGGCGCAAAAGGCACAAGATCGGGTGTTTTTCTTGTGCTTCTTGTGCCTCTTTGCGGCTATTTTAAAGGTTCCCTTCCCTGCATTTTCGGTCTCTTTTTCAGCGCCTCAGTCTTCAGTTTTTCCGCCGCCATGCACTTCGACCTCGACCAGCGCACCGCCAGCCTGAGTGTCGGCGAATTCGCCGATTTCACACTCGGCCCGCGCGACGCGCTCGGCGGCCCCGCCGGCCTCTGGCGCGCGCAACTCGGCACGCACTGGCACAACCAGCTTCGCGACCACGCCGCCTCAGACCACCCCGGCGCTCGCTTCGAAGTGCCCGTCACCGGAAAAATCTTTCACCGCGGCTGGACGCTCACCCTCACCGGCCGCATCGACCAAATCCTCCCCGACGCCGCCGCTGGCGGCGAAGTGGCAGGTGACAAGGGACAAGTGGCAAGAAATGAGACCCGCGACGGAGACGCCCATGCCTCCGCCGTCCCGCGCGCCGCCACGCTGCGCGAAATCAAAACCGTCACCCGCGCGCTCCCCGCCGACGAGTCCGAGCTCCGCGCCGATTACCCCGCCTATTTTGTCCAGATCGCCGCCTACGTGGAGTTGCTTCGCCGCCCCGCCGACGAGGCCACGGCGGATTCCGGCGACGCGCATTTATCCCGGCCTTCCACGCCTCGCGCTTCCAGCTCTTCGCTTCGCGGCGAGCTGCACTTCGTCGAAGTCGCCAGCGGTCTTGCGCAGACGGTTCCGCTCGCGCCCGCCGACGACAACCGTTTCCGCGCCCAGCTCGAACGCGTCACCGAGTTCCTCGACCTCCGCCACCGCGCCCGCGAGCGCCTCCGCCACCTCCGCTTCCGCCCGCCCTTCCCCACCCTGCGTCCCGGCCAGGAGACCACGCAGGCCGACCTCGCCGCCGCGCTCGCCGCGCACCCCATCGTGTTTTTCGAGGCCCCGACCGGCTTCGGCAAAACCGGCGCTCTTCTCCATCTCGCGCTCGGCCAGCTCCGCGCCGGCCGCTTCGACCGCGTCCTCTACCTCACGAGCAAGGCCACCGGCCAGCTCCAGGTCATGCGCACCCTGCGCGACATGACAGAGTCCTCGCCGCCGTTTAATGCGGAATGTGAAACACCGTCCGCCACCAGCGCCCCTGCCGGCGATGCCGTTTCCGCCGGCGCGGTAGCGCCCCATTCCGCAATCCGCAATCCGCAATCCGCATTTCCCCCCGCTCCTGTCACCGCCTGGCTCGTCCGCCCCAAGCGCGAACACTGCATCCACCACACCTACCACTGCACCCGCGACGCCTGCCCCTACCTCTCCGAACTCGAAACCCGCTGGGCGCGCTCCGGGCTCGCCCGCTTTTACCTCCTCGAAAACGAACCCCGCGACCTCGCCGCTCTCCGCGCCGCCGGACGCGAGGCCTCCATCTGCCCCTACGAAATCACCCGCGCCGCCCTCCCCTTCAACGATCTCTGGATCGGCGACTACAACTACGTCTTCTCCCCGGCCCACAACCGCGTCTTTCTCGACCAGCCCACCTTCGACCCCGCCCGCACGCTCCTCCTCATCGACGAAGCCCACAACCTCCCCTCGCGCGTCGCCGACGTCTATTCGCACGCGCTCGACGCCGACACCGCCGCCGCCGTTTCCGCCTGGCTGCACCGCACCCGCGCCCCCGCCGCGCTCGCCAACGCCTGGGACCATCTCTCGCACTACCTCTCGCGCCTCCCCCGCGCCGACTCCCTCTCCCTCGCCGACGAGGACGATGCCCGCCATCTTCTCGAAACCCTCGCGCCGCTCATCACCGGCACGCCCCTCGACACCGAACAAATCCCCGCCGACATCGCCGAGCACCTCTGGCAGATTCCCGCGCTCGCCGACGAACTCGCCCGCATCGACCTGCCCCGCCTCTGGTGGAGCCCGCGTCACGCCGCGCTCGTCATCACCTGTCTCGATCCCGCCCCCGTCATCGGCCCCGCCCTGCGCCAGTTCGGGGCTGTGATACTCGCCTCCGCCACGCTTTCGCCCGCCGATGTTTTTGCCGAGACATGCGGCCTCCTTGAAGAAGGCGGATTGCGGAAGACGGATTGTGAAATTGTCCAAAAAGCACCGCACCCCGCCGATATCGCCA
This genomic stretch from Termitidicoccus mucosus harbors:
- a CDS encoding DUF3857 domain-containing transglutaminase family protein; this encodes MSWLALGFSPFAEAIDWQPLDPGDLAATASAIDPDAGAEILYRYLEIDDSFNYDSSGSSSHEYIRIKIYNDKGVRELDKIDIPYTNLSSVRRLMARVIKPGGGILEVNKDAFHQRDIVKKGDRKVQVISFSFPSIEPGDIVEYKWDTRSDTNVYGLQLRLLREMPTRRVCFRVKPFLAPGLNFDVFYHQCQQQKFERDREDFHSIELRDLPAFKEEPWMPPEDEVQPWILFYPMLVEEKPGNFWPNTGKTTAGDMASYTRRPSKEIKEAAARITAGATTVEERARLINDYCRNQILNTSRYIPKSGDIVKPKSKPTPGYTLEKKQGRTIDIVTLYHALARAAGLDSRVALCADRSDAFFRRDIRLSSQLPAQIVAVKDGGGWLFFDPAFDSVPAGSLRWYNEGVPVLVATPQSVEWLTTPLTPADRTRLKRTARLRLNDEGTLMGELRFDYFGHYEIQARIDFMLETPEKREEIMRERLQSRIPGAEISRLEMPGIDDLAAPVYITYNIRIPNYAERVGPRLFFQPGYFEKGNQPRFTAETRDHDIYFPYPWSVEDDVEIGVPAGFSLEEASAPGSMPENADWGKYTVQIAFKKSTKTIIYKRAFAFTPVRFSKESYAQVKRLFSALHHRDAHTLSLKSGAPSGETGAAPAAAAAR
- a CDS encoding DUF3857 domain-containing protein; the protein is MFPSRQILRALPLLAAALSFLPAAHAAPPRWMTEAMARACPAGDHDTPAAVIHDEALTTVASDGKITTRTMHAVRVLTRYGRDYATVAIPYTADTENISGFRAWLRLPSGEVKEYRAKDTADIALSPEAVYADTRSIVFTPPNVVAGSVFGFEYTREDLGTHGQDMWTFQSTIPVLFSRVTYKLAKGWGARSLTFNHADIQPVAEKDALAWELRDLPSVRTEPASPPFGQLAASIGIDLVPPAASSKRGPARTSFASWTDVSACYTPVHDTAAAPDQAIRQKVNALLAGAGPAQWERIRALARHAQIVRYVSIQMGLGRGGGYTPRAAAEVFKTNYGDCKDKTALLRAMLQAAGISSHPVLVYAADRHAVSDRWPTPAQFDHCIIGICVDETVSVPAVIEVPGLGRLLIFDPTNPSTALGNIDSDLQGGRALVLAGPSGAMITLPFTPAESNHLERAITAQLTATGAIGARIKEHTTGQMAAYERALFHAPGSKYEKIILDWINTTAPGAKIVTNKQQDDMNADIFDLMVDFAAPAYARAMRDKLLVFKPAIVSRRHYIPFDDPDRRHPIRLHPNSFAETADILIPDGFAVDELPPPVDVAADFGRYTATCTTEAGKVHYRRSLRVNAATIPAANYKLVRRFYEAVRNAEQSPVVLVRR
- a CDS encoding bifunctional 4-hydroxy-2-oxoglutarate aldolase/2-dehydro-3-deoxy-phosphogluconate aldolase; translation: MKKDAILSKIKTEKVVALIRADSPDGLLDCAKALAAGGLTSIELTMTTPGAIRMLEKATAELPDFLFGLGTVLDTETARAGILAGAKFIVTPATRPAVNELCQRYSIPVFCGAFTPTEIITAWESGADAVKIFPAEFFGPNYIKSVKAPFPQIDFVPTGGVNENNVADFLKAGAAATAAGSSLVQAKALKDKDWAAITAKAKAFADAVAAFK
- a CDS encoding helicase C-terminal domain-containing protein — translated: MHFDLDQRTASLSVGEFADFTLGPRDALGGPAGLWRAQLGTHWHNQLRDHAASDHPGARFEVPVTGKIFHRGWTLTLTGRIDQILPDAAAGGEVAGDKGQVARNETRDGDAHASAVPRAATLREIKTVTRALPADESELRADYPAYFVQIAAYVELLRRPADEATADSGDAHLSRPSTPRASSSSLRGELHFVEVASGLAQTVPLAPADDNRFRAQLERVTEFLDLRHRARERLRHLRFRPPFPTLRPGQETTQADLAAALAAHPIVFFEAPTGFGKTGALLHLALGQLRAGRFDRVLYLTSKATGQLQVMRTLRDMTESSPPFNAECETPSATSAPAGDAVSAGAVAPHSAIRNPQSAFPPAPVTAWLVRPKREHCIHHTYHCTRDACPYLSELETRWARSGLARFYLLENEPRDLAALRAAGREASICPYEITRAALPFNDLWIGDYNYVFSPAHNRVFLDQPTFDPARTLLLIDEAHNLPSRVADVYSHALDADTAAAVSAWLHRTRAPAALANAWDHLSHYLSRLPRADSLSLADEDDARHLLETLAPLITGTPLDTEQIPADIAEHLWQIPALADELARIDLPRLWWSPRHAALVITCLDPAPVIGPALRQFGAVILASATLSPADVFAETCGLLEEGGLRKTDCEIVQKAPHPADIASHPSVASAPSVPLPFPSPSASAAGAAAPNIQNRLGSLTKRDTKKLFAQLTTGAKLLHAAETRHALAPCHVRAATPWRDRAYDIAIDLRADTTYQQRARHAPLTAAAIAALCAASPSAPVAIFFPSYAYAEHIKTALDSANSAFRTPHSAFLQPRLPDLAAQNAWLENALADHPGGALFLVLGSSFAEGIDLLGGRITHAMVVGPALPEVNPVQRARLAEHTRVLGREAAARRVYQIPGIQKVNQALGRLVRAPGQRVRALLHCRRFAEPGYHELLAPDYQTTRHLATDDDLAAWLHTESES